A genome region from Prochlorococcus marinus CUG1417 includes the following:
- a CDS encoding thiamine phosphate synthase, with translation MLNSNKTNSEDLRIYQIIDANLDRAREGLRVLEDWARFGLGKEKYVKRIKNFRQILGKNHLEIYKQSRNHIEDKCKGLTHREQINRKSSDQIISSNSGRIQEALRVIEEFSRPHNHQLSTVASEIRYEIYNIEIDLLSLSKCKNSEEILIENDLYVITDQKENLLEIIEELLIAGVRIIQHRFKTGTDKDNLQEAIKIKNLCKKYNSLFIINDRIDIALASNADGIHLGQDDLELKIARKLLGYSKIIGITANNQIDISNALKDGCDYIGIGPVFETATKKDKKPIGIEKIKTLTKDLDIPWFAIGGINSKNISYLKRNGLKKVALVSQLMNSEDPKEDAIIILKELSHEN, from the coding sequence ATGCTGAATTCCAATAAGACAAACTCTGAAGATTTAAGAATTTATCAGATTATTGACGCTAATTTAGATAGGGCTAGAGAAGGATTAAGAGTACTAGAGGATTGGGCCAGATTTGGTTTAGGCAAAGAAAAATACGTTAAAAGGATTAAAAATTTCAGACAAATTTTAGGAAAAAATCATTTAGAAATTTATAAACAATCTAGAAATCATATTGAGGACAAATGCAAAGGATTGACTCATCGAGAGCAAATCAACAGAAAAAGCTCTGATCAAATTATAAGTTCTAATTCAGGCAGAATTCAAGAAGCATTAAGAGTAATAGAAGAATTCTCAAGGCCACATAATCATCAGCTTTCCACAGTCGCTTCGGAAATTAGATATGAAATTTATAATATAGAAATTGACTTATTAAGTTTAAGCAAGTGTAAGAATTCTGAGGAAATATTGATAGAAAATGACTTATATGTAATCACAGATCAAAAGGAAAATTTATTAGAAATCATAGAAGAGCTTTTAATTGCAGGAGTAAGAATTATTCAACATAGATTTAAAACAGGAACTGATAAAGATAATCTTCAAGAAGCAATTAAGATTAAAAATCTATGTAAAAAATATAATTCTTTGTTCATCATTAACGACAGAATTGATATTGCACTTGCTTCTAATGCAGACGGAATTCATCTTGGACAAGATGATTTAGAATTAAAAATCGCAAGAAAATTATTAGGATATTCAAAAATTATTGGTATAACCGCAAATAATCAAATTGATATTTCTAATGCTCTTAAAGATGGTTGTGATTACATAGGAATAGGGCCAGTATTTGAAACAGCAACAAAAAAGGACAAAAAACCTATAGGTATTGAAAAGATCAAAACATTAACAAAAGATTTAGATATTCCTTGGTTTGCTATCGGAGGAATTAATTCGAAAAATATTTCATACTTAAAAAGAAATGGGTTGAAAAAAGTTGCTTTAGTTTCCCAATTAATGAATTCTGAAGATCCTAAAGAAGACGCTATTATTATTCTAAAAGAATTGTCTCATGAAAATTAG
- a CDS encoding bifunctional riboflavin kinase/FAD synthetase, producing MISLISPSEIKNSTSIAIGSFDGLHAGHRKLIKSVVEETQHTPTIASFWPHPREVLYKEMRLRLDLPYEKLPILEDLGIEQLVLIPFDKELSKLSAERFVRDILINQLQAKNISVGANFKFGFRRSGDINTIKNTIKDTDIKLKITPILEDEEGRISSSRIRDLLEKSDLKNAFKMLNRPYSFNGKVVKGKAIGKSIGWPTANLEIDGRKFLPGEGVYAAWATIENSNQKIESIMNLGSQPTINPLLPSAVEVHLINKDIDLYGLNLSVEPVEKLRSQIQFKSIDQLSNQIKKDRDNALRIFKKNKK from the coding sequence TTGATCTCTTTAATATCGCCATCTGAAATTAAGAACTCTACTTCAATAGCTATCGGAAGTTTTGATGGTTTACATGCTGGTCACAGAAAATTAATAAAAAGTGTAGTTGAAGAAACTCAACATACCCCTACAATCGCAAGCTTCTGGCCACATCCCAGAGAAGTTCTATACAAAGAAATGCGTCTTAGACTTGATCTCCCTTATGAAAAACTTCCTATTCTTGAAGATCTTGGGATTGAACAATTAGTTCTAATACCTTTTGATAAGGAACTATCAAAATTAAGTGCAGAAAGATTTGTAAGAGATATTTTAATAAATCAATTACAAGCAAAAAATATTTCTGTAGGTGCGAATTTTAAATTTGGTTTTAGAAGAAGTGGAGACATTAATACTATTAAAAATACGATTAAAGATACGGACATTAAGCTAAAAATTACTCCAATTTTAGAAGACGAAGAAGGTAGAATTAGCAGCAGCAGAATAAGAGATTTACTAGAGAAAAGTGATCTGAAAAATGCTTTCAAAATGCTTAATAGGCCCTATAGTTTTAATGGAAAGGTTGTTAAAGGTAAAGCAATTGGCAAAAGTATAGGATGGCCTACCGCAAATCTTGAAATAGATGGCAGAAAATTTTTACCTGGAGAAGGAGTCTACGCAGCTTGGGCAACTATAGAAAATTCCAACCAAAAAATTGAATCTATTATGAATCTTGGTTCTCAACCAACAATAAATCCTTTATTGCCATCTGCAGTTGAAGTTCATTTAATTAATAAAGATATCGATTTATACGGTTTAAATCTATCTGTAGAACCAGTTGAAAAGCTTAGATCTCAAATCCAGTTCAAGAGTATAGATCAACTTTCTAATCAAATAAAAAAAGATAGAGATAATGCCCTAAGAATTTTTAAAAAAAACAAAAAATAA
- the thiS gene encoding sulfur carrier protein ThiS — protein MKIRVNGEEKKIELDQEDALLSRALNLMGYKPNTIVVELNNLIINSIKWEKVKLKDGDNLEIVSIVGGG, from the coding sequence ATGAAAATTAGGGTAAACGGAGAAGAAAAAAAAATAGAACTTGATCAAGAAGATGCTCTACTATCTAGAGCTCTAAATTTAATGGGATATAAACCAAACACAATTGTCGTGGAGCTAAATAATTTAATTATTAATTCCATAAAATGGGAAAAAGTAAAACTTAAAGATGGGGATAATTTAGAAATAGTTTCAATAGTTGGTGGTGGTTAA
- a CDS encoding TIGR03792 family protein yields MNLNLNLEKNFQRFCLVLICLVVLFFQSDMSNLKALNMDNYQGEMVIEELRLKVPADLKAAWLNAEKEIWEPWLSSQDGFLGRQLFWDKEKEEALILVNWKSKKLWKSIPMSEVNVVQQRFEDNVMAAINVGENPFKLIYEGELDKQG; encoded by the coding sequence ATGAATTTAAATTTAAATTTGGAAAAAAATTTTCAAAGATTTTGTTTAGTTTTAATATGCTTAGTAGTTTTATTTTTTCAATCTGATATGTCCAATTTGAAAGCTCTTAATATGGATAATTATCAAGGTGAAATGGTTATTGAGGAATTAAGACTTAAAGTCCCTGCTGATTTAAAAGCAGCATGGTTGAATGCTGAAAAAGAAATATGGGAGCCATGGTTATCTTCTCAAGATGGTTTTTTGGGGAGACAATTATTTTGGGATAAAGAAAAAGAAGAAGCTTTGATATTGGTAAATTGGAAAAGTAAAAAATTATGGAAAAGTATACCAATGTCAGAAGTAAATGTAGTCCAACAAAGATTTGAAGATAATGTTATGGCGGCTATAAATGTAGGAGAAAATCCTTTTAAATTAATTTATGAGGGAGAGTTAGATAAGCAAGGATGA
- the larB gene encoding nickel pincer cofactor biosynthesis protein LarB has protein sequence MNFDIKFDFQRRERLGIIEAIWGEDKSIDQLKRLSESVLSKNEVVFITRINSEKAIYLLDLYDDARFYEEANCLIIGKNLNKINTNKKVAIISGGSSDLAVTLEAQLALEIHGVNFQSFIDVGVAGLHRLMSQLEEIYKYDVLIVCAGMEGALPTVVGGLLPQPIIAVPVSVGYGVSKNGTAALNSMLSSCSPGIAVMNIDNGYGAAMAALRIIKSIS, from the coding sequence ATGAATTTTGATATCAAGTTTGATTTCCAAAGAAGAGAGAGGCTTGGAATCATTGAGGCTATTTGGGGGGAAGACAAGAGTATCGACCAATTAAAGAGATTATCTGAAAGTGTCTTAAGTAAAAATGAGGTTGTTTTCATTACTAGGATTAATAGTGAAAAGGCTATTTATCTTTTAGATTTGTATGATGATGCACGATTCTATGAAGAAGCAAATTGTCTAATAATTGGGAAAAATCTGAATAAAATAAATACAAATAAAAAAGTTGCCATAATTTCTGGAGGCTCAAGTGATTTGGCAGTAACACTTGAAGCGCAATTAGCGCTCGAAATTCATGGAGTTAATTTTCAATCTTTTATAGATGTTGGAGTAGCAGGACTTCATCGATTAATGAGTCAGTTAGAAGAAATTTATAAATATGATGTATTAATAGTTTGTGCTGGAATGGAAGGAGCCTTGCCAACAGTTGTGGGAGGGTTGTTGCCACAACCCATAATTGCAGTACCCGTCTCAGTCGGCTACGGCGTTAGTAAGAATGGAACTGCTGCTTTAAATAGTATGTTGTCAAGTTGTTCTCCAGGTATTGCAGTTATGAATATAGATAATGGTTACGGAGCAGCAATGGCGGCTCTAAGAATTATTAAAAGTATTTCCTAA